The window GGGCGTGAAGGCATGGCATATTGCTGGGAAGCATGCATGAAAACAGAAGATCTGACAGGAGCACCAGCTTGACCAGGACTGTAGGGTGGCATAACACCATCTGGAGGCCTGTAGCCAACTGCATTAGGTGATTGAGCCGGCGACCAGGGCCCAGGCATGTGCTGAGCCATTGGATGGGGCTGCTGCTGTTCAACAGGAACAGGAGACATTTGTGGTGACCCAAGCTGGGGGAACTCAGTGTTGTAGGTAACAGCAGGAGCATACAAAGGTTGAATGGTGTACGCGCCGCCATTAAATCCAAATCCAGGATCAAATCTTTGCATATACCTGCAATGCCCATTTAGCGGTGAGTGAACTTGTCATAAAGTCCATATCCAAAAGGGTTTATAAGAACATAATAATAAGCTTAAAACCTTGGCACGTATATATACTTCTTTAGAATAAGATTGACAAGTATCTGAAATAGTAAGATTATAGCTTAATCATCTTCATCAGAACAAGTGAAATATTTTGATATGATTTTTCACCACTGAACCCACTTTAAATATATTGTTTACATGTTTCACACGAATTCCCTCCAATCATCGGCAATCAATGCGAAGTTAATATGTACAAATCTAATTTCACAGATCCTATCAATAGTCCTAAGAAATATGACAGATCACAGACTTAACCACATACTTTGGTGGTTTAAGGAGAAAAAGTGCATTAGGAATAATTAAAGAGCACAGCCAGACCATAAAACATGGAACTACACTGAGGCAACATAAAAACCAGGTCCTACTGATTATGACACAGGAAACTCCAGCTCAGATAGCAACAATAAAAACTGTGTTATGTGAACAAACCTGTCATAGCTTCTGTCATAATCAGGATCCTTGCGATCAGAGTCACGGTCTCGAAATATCGCCACCCTATTGCCTTGCCTGCCCCTATTGACTGGAGGCTCCTTGTCAATCCTGCTTCTATTATTTGATCTGCTGCTAGATGCGGTGCTAGTCAAACTCCTTTCAAGGGTAGCTTCAGTCAATTCACCGAACCTGGTGTTTGAGTTCAACTCCAAGGAAGTGGACCTATGTAGGGTGTTGGGCAAAACCACTTCATCAGCTGGTCTTCCATCAACCGGACTAGTGCTACCACTACTGCTGTTAAATATGCGAGCACGTGCCCTGTTGTATTCCTCTTTCCTCTCCTCGACGCTTTTCTGAAGGTTGCCTCTGTTAGAGTTGGCACCTGCGCCTGCGCCGCCATGCTGATTCTTCTGAGGCCTTTGCTTAATAGCTACTTTGGTGGCCACAGCGCTGCTCTCTTCTTGAGGGAGATTAACTGGAATATCAGCTAGGCGGACAGCAGGCAATCGGCACTCAGCTGACGTTTTGCGAAGGATGATCCGCGAACTGGTTCCGTCAGGCAGGCTGTTATCCGGCAGGGCGATCGATATCAGGAAATAATGCTGTGCCAGACGGTGCGCAGCGAGGCGCAGGTACGAAGTCGGAAGACCCTGGAACTCAAACTGCGTCTGCCCAGGGTCACGAAGGAACTTCAGAATGTCTTGCTCCATCCGTAGCACTGCAATGAGAGATGAGATTGCAATGAGATAAAACTATTCGAGCAATGTTCAACTTTTCATATTTATATGTAGGAATCTAGTCACATAGTAAgacaagatgcagaaacatgatgCAACATAGCAGGTTAAAGGGGGGAATCCGATCAACGTAAAGCAACTGCCTATGGAACAATTCAAGAGTGTACAAATGTTTTAAATAACTGACATGATGATACTAGAGCAACCCAGACGAACACACAAGTTAGCTGCTAGCTTAGCACACGTCTTACGGCATTTTCTTGTCCAAAAGTTAGTACAAAATCGCCAAACAATTTGTCAATACGCAGTTCGACTAATATGGCCAAGTAATCCCAAACAGGAAGGGACAGGCTTCGGAGCTATGTTGCATTGTGATGCTCTGCAGCATGTTCCCAGGCTTCCAGCAGGAACACATGGCGTGCCTCGGCACACCAGAATACAAGCTAACACCACCTGTGGATGCACATGACCGAACGCGCGGCTCAAATCAACTAGGCGTACACGAACTCCTTGTCCTGCACAAGTACTTACATACAAACCTATTACCTGGAACGACAAACCACAGAGCTAGCACTGGCTATGGATGCACCTGACCTTTTACCTACCGCGCAGTGCCTAAAACAAGGACGCGAGAACTTTGCACGCTTCCCAAATTCCTCACCGCGCACCTGGAATTCTACCTGGAAGCTagccagctagctagctagcgcgACTCGCGGCAACCAAAACTAGGGAAGAGACGCCGTGAATCTAGTAAGAAGAGTAGCCGCGGAAACGAGGTCGGGCGGGGCGGGGCCGTACCTTGGAGGCGCTCGCGGGGCTTCTCGAGGGCCTCGCGGAGGAACTGGTCGACCTGCGCGACCGGATCGTCGGCCTGCTGCTGCGGTTGCTCCTGGTGGTCGTCCGCGAGGTCGGGCGAGGAGGAGGAGACCCTTCGCGCGGCGCcaccgggggaggaggaggagaggagcaggcggctcatggccccgtcgaggtcgGCCGTCTCCCACGAGTCGGGCGCCGCGGCCGCGTCCTCCTCCATGCTTTGTTACCCCGATCCGCGCGCGGCTAGCTCGCGAACTAGAAGCCGGCGAGGCGGGGGGCGGGAGCGGCCATGGGAGGTCGGGGATCGACGGCGAGATCTGGCGGGAGGGTTGCGCGCGGCGAGCTAGCTAGGGTTTGGTCCTCTGGCCTGGTCTGGTCTGGATTTGTGGGGAGGAAGAAGGGAATCTCATCTCATCTAGTGGCAGGCACGCGAAGTTACCGTCCTGCCCCCACGCCTGGCTCGTCTGACAAGGGGCGTTTCGGGGATTTCGTGGTGCACGTGCCGGGTCCGGTCGGGGTTGGTGTGGTGTGTGCCTGCCGTACGCGTAGCGGTCTACTCTCCATCACGCGCTTCGGCTTCGGCTTCGCCCACGGCACGTTACGTGCGGTGCGTtgccttccttgacctcctccgatGTCGTGCGGTGCGTCGCCCATGGTCGAGCTCGAACTCAGGACCCGTCCTTGACCTCCTCCGTTGTCGTGGGGAAGGGCGGTGGTGGAAGATGTGAAACAACGGCGAAACACCTCGGGCACGTGCTAGTCAGTGGTTGTCTTCACCGGGGCGGGGCGCCTGGTGCTGGCCGCGCTGACAAGGACAACGTGTGCAAGTACTCACGTATAGAGGCGGTCCCGATGCCGGCCGCGTCAGCGTGGGTGAGCAGGTGGCGCTCAGCCCCTGCCCCACGGCGACACCTCGACCGGTTTCGCGACGAGCTTGCAGAGGAAGGTGGACTCGGAGCGCACCCCctgcatggaatttggagaagaagaccccaatGACGTAGAACCCCGCCGACGAGGTGAGGAGCTCCCAACGCATGCACAAGTGGGCGCGCGCTTCCACGAGCTCGAGCGCCATCGCGCACGAGACTCCCCCAGCCGCCACCGCGCACATTGCGCCACTCCGCCGCCGGTCACCTCGAGGAGGCGCGTCGCCTGTTCGATGCGGGCGCCGTCCCCTAGGCTAGTGTCAGGCTGCGAGCCTGCGACAGTGCCGTGCACGGGAGCTCGATGGGAAAAGGGGAATCGGTGGGGTGGGTTGCTTGTGAGTGGTGGTGATGTGAGTTAGCCCTCCCCCCTCTTCTTGGACCTGATACATGGATGGATGATAGATAGCAGTCAGACCGCCACGTAAAcctgctcctcctgctgctgcctcTTGAGCTCCTGGTACTCCTGCCTCTTGAGGATTGAGGCATCGGACTCGAACGTGAGCCATGGCAGGGCAGCAAGCGTCTCCCGCGTGCGCCGCTCGAACCGCTCGCAGATCTTGGCGTAGCTCACCTCCGGGTCTTCGTCCGAGTCGAACTCCTCGTCCGACGAGTAGTCCACCTCGCCCGGCTCCGGCATGCCGGCGCCCCTCGGCCCCGCCTTGACGACCAACGACGGCTCGTCCGACGCCTTGGTCGTGGAGCCGCCACACCCCGCCTTGACGACCAACGACGGCTCCTCCGGCTCGGCGGCCATCGGCATGGCAAACTGAATCTTCTCGACGGCCACCGCTGAATCTCTCTCGGCGATCGCTCCTAGTGGGTTAGGATTTGGTGGACTGGAGATTTCTCTCGCTCTCGCTCGCTTGATCCGAAGGAAAACGAAACCTAGCTTAGCGTATATATATGTCCAGGCCAACCGTAGCTTTACTCGGGTCAGACTCGGGTCTCCTCTCCGGACCGGATTCACCATACTCGTTCATTGGGCTGAGCTGGGCTGGGCTCGGCTCGGCCCCCGTCACTTCTATCTTTCCActagctttttccttctcttttttttgagaaaaacgagAGAGCTCTATTCAAAGTTTAAAGTTACATGGATGCAACTTGGACCAGGGGAATCAAACAGCCACATATGACTTCATGACAAAAATCATATTGGCTTCTTTCCACTAGTTTGCTGGCATTTTTCTTGAAATAAAAAAAGACACTACCGCAACTTGCAAACTAAGGCTGTCATGTGTATAAAACACTTGTTCTCCAGCACTAAGTGCAAGTGCAACAGTCGAATTCATTCCAGTGCCACCATCTCCTTCGGACGCCGGGCTTGCGGAGTCGCTTAGGACAGTGCGGTTGATCCATGACGGTGCTTCACCGATAAAGTGCTATTGGATGCAGGATGCTCTAGCTCTTGCTGATGCATAGCTCACTCGAGATATGAGCATGAGCATCGAACTCGACGTGAGACGAGGAATTCATGTGATGGAGCACACTATGATGGGAGGAGTTCATAAAGGCTACGTgagttttcaaaaataaaaattaaataatgttcatgaatttcaactaTGTTCATGGATTCAGAAAATGTTCTTAGATGTGAAAAatgtttgaaaattcaaaaaagtattccagaatttcaaaaaatgttcactaattcaaaagaaattgcAAATTAAAaagtatttttaaattcaaaaacaTTCATTCATGAGTGTGAAAATATTCATGAAGCACATTTTtttgcaaattcaaaaaatattcaggaATTTTAAAATAAAACATAtaagagaaaataaaagaaaactaggaGAAAACTTATAAAACCAGCAAAGAAAAATAATCCCATGTGCCAGTTATCCTGGACATTACGAGACAAGATTGAATCATTTCATATTCATGCAAGTATTAGGTTCTCCTGTATTTTCTCCCGAACTTTAAGAATGCATGGGAAGCTATTTTCAAAACTAAAAATTTGGACAAAAGTAAACGACTGGAGAGCAACATAAAAGTAACTACAAATATTTAATCACAATACATAAAGCTAAAAAAAACTTCTTTGCTGACTAATCACGCTAAAATAACTGAAGTGGCGAAGTATGTTTTATGATCATAAGCTTATCCTGAGATGTTTGCATCTTCATCTTCTTTCGTTTAATTCTCTGAACCCCCATGAACGCAAATGACACATAAATCCAAATAGTGACCAGTAACAGCATTCCCAAGGCCTGACAGTCAATTTCTGAAACTTTTTTTGGTGTGTGCGCGTGCTAATCTACACCACagtatctgcttgctcttctgtttGTTCCACTTGAGCCTTGAGCTTTCAGAACACGTCACCTTTGTCAACTTCTGTGTGATGGATGGTCGCCTGATGGCCAATTCTACAAATCAAACTTATCATCGATAACGATGCCCATACGGCGCCAATCCTTGTTTCCCTTGACGGAATTGATGCGCCGGTTCTTGGCTCCAATGTCACCAGCACCGCTCATAGATTTCTCAAATTGTTTCTACTGTCTATCATAGAAAGTATCTTTTTCTTCATATATACAGATTTACTGAGCATAGATTTCCGGAAGTTTTATAATTTAACACGCAGAAGAAATGAAGTTGCCAATGACGCCTACAATTGTGTCGAATGCTGGCGTGCCGTGCATCCACCCGATTAATTTGTTCCCTTGTCTCTACTTTTTACTGATGAATCTGTTGGAGAAAACAAAATACCTGTTTGGCTTGGCAGTGAGACCTGATGTCCTCGTTTGGCGTTCGTGCTGTTGTTCCCTGAATACTAGTTGTcgtggtatttctcacggggggcttgcgagtcgacagatgccacaagggcttagtgtgtgggtaagactgctgctgataggaccgggagcgggtatgcgagtagcacgcggtagtttacccagcttcggagctcttcagagagataatactcctactgctgcatgtctgagtatatctagTATATttggtacagagttgctcctagagctgtatttgaggtcagtgccataggcatctggcctcgGATATGCCTGTATGAggcatgctagtggccggccatgcaTGGCTATGGCTTGTGGCCGTGAGTGTGTTTGTCTCCATGTgtgtatggatggatggatggttgcTAGTTAGCTTGCTTGCTAGCTTGCGTATATGCTAGGCCTTGTGACCGTGAGTGTCcatcccctggatggatggatgtgtgcctctTTTTATAGTGTGAGGTAGCTTAGGATGTAAGCTAGGTAGTGGCATGGGCTAGACATGgtgggtgtcatccttgtcccctgggtcacttcataaatagtgacaggggacaagtgacactatacatgatggctgagATGACACGTAAATAGTGCTCGGGTACAATTGTCTCGTCCGCGGTATGGCCGCCACGTCGGGGTCTTGTCGATGTCGCTTCGGGCTGCAGTCAGCAGCCGGCTGGCTggcgcagtcggactgaggggctttgctagccccgatgtcttgaaatattgtcttgccgtcctcggggtacccgtggtcgattactccGACACTAGTACTGATAACTGTTTTTTTGACATTAGAATGATGCATGGTTCCGGAAGTACCTTTCTACACCCAtgagcaaatgctcctggtgtgaacagtaaaatcaaaaaaattcaaaaaaatctgatttttttgtgACATACTTTCACAAATGTTTGTTGTGCACGCAAAATTTCATCACGAAATCATATTGGTGGGAGTCGtgccaaaaaaacaaaacaaaagcagAGCTTTAAAATGCTTTTGTGACTAACATTTTCAGAGCATCGATTTGTTTTTTGACCACGCCTTCCACCAATGTGATTTtgcgatgaaattttgcatgcacaacaaacatttgCGAGTGTATGccacaaaaaaaattcagaatttttttgattttactgttcacacctggagcatttgctcctgggtgtagaaactCCATGTCCGCATGGTTCTTCTTATATCCAACAAtgccagttttttttttttgacatcACCAACAATGCCAGTTAGTAGCTCAGAGAGAAGGTGTAATTAAGCCGACAGGCAATTAGTGGCCAATGCTCCGGCATATGCAACGCATATCTCCTTTGTGTGACATATACAGAGTTAAGATCAGAGGTATTCAGAGTTGGATTTGCTCTTGTGATAAAAGGAGCCCAATCCAGGCTGACAGTAACCG is drawn from Triticum dicoccoides isolate Atlit2015 ecotype Zavitan chromosome 4A, WEW_v2.0, whole genome shotgun sequence and contains these coding sequences:
- the LOC119287177 gene encoding R3H domain-containing protein 2-like; translation: MEEDAAAAPDSWETADLDGAMSRLLLSSSSPGGAARRVSSSSPDLADDHQEQPQQQADDPVAQVDQFLREALEKPRERLQVLRMEQDILKFLRDPGQTQFEFQGLPTSYLRLAAHRLAQHYFLISIALPDNSLPDGTSSRIILRKTSAECRLPAVRLADIPVNLPQEESSAVATKVAIKQRPQKNQHGGAGAGANSNRGNLQKSVEERKEEYNRARARIFNSSSGSTSPVDGRPADEVVLPNTLHRSTSLELNSNTRFGELTEATLERSLTSTASSSRSNNRSRIDKEPPVNRGRQGNRVAIFRDRDSDRKDPDYDRSYDRYMQRFDPGFGFNGGAYTIQPLYAPAVTYNTEFPQLGSPQMSPVPVEQQQPHPMAQHMPGPWSPAQSPNAVGYRPPDGVMPPYSPGQAGAPVRSSVFMHASQQYAMPSRPGVTFVHPQDSMRPFAQTHHQQQSEASLRFARPR